The Methanobrevibacter gottschalkii DSM 11977 genome includes a region encoding these proteins:
- a CDS encoding MarR family winged helix-turn-helix transcriptional regulator, whose product MDKSPDVFDNAPIIGWIHNISKNQLKYLNSQIQELNLGREVRYIMLIHDNPNCSQDDLVNIYGESKANVAKSLKKLENNGYITRNMNPENRRKYMLKTTKKADELIPKIRKISLDWEIKVGIDENDYELKEKIRQIAINGMKLIDNN is encoded by the coding sequence ATGGATAAAAGTCCGGATGTTTTTGATAATGCTCCAATAATTGGATGGATTCATAATATATCAAAAAATCAGTTAAAATACCTCAATTCACAAATCCAGGAACTTAATTTAGGTCGTGAAGTACGTTATATAATGCTGATTCATGATAATCCTAACTGTTCACAAGATGACTTAGTCAATATTTATGGTGAAAGTAAAGCAAATGTTGCTAAATCCCTTAAAAAACTTGAAAACAACGGATATATCACTAGAAATATGAATCCTGAAAACAGACGTAAATATATGTTAAAAACAACAAAAAAAGCTGATGAATTAATTCCAAAAATAAGAAAAATTTCACTTGATTGGGAAATTAAGGTTGGAATTGATGAAAATGATTATGAATTAAAAGAAAAAATTAGACAGATAGCAATTAATGGTATGAAACTTATTGACAATAACTAA